One genomic window of Mucilaginibacter sp. SJ includes the following:
- a CDS encoding YciI family protein, translated as MNEFLLIFRRDAEATAATRSPEQMQTMMNYWREWIGGIAAQNKLVAVGNRLDTAGSVVKPDNVVTDGPYVEVKEAIGGYSIIKATSLEEATELSKGCPILSVGGSVEVRPIIPMEI; from the coding sequence ATGAACGAGTTCTTATTGATTTTCAGAAGAGATGCGGAAGCCACAGCAGCAACGCGGTCGCCCGAGCAAATGCAGACGATGATGAATTACTGGCGCGAATGGATTGGCGGGATTGCCGCGCAAAACAAACTTGTTGCCGTAGGCAACAGGTTGGATACCGCCGGCAGCGTAGTAAAACCCGACAATGTGGTAACAGACGGCCCTTATGTTGAGGTTAAGGAGGCTATAGGCGGTTACAGCATTATCAAAGCAACATCGCTGGAAGAAGCCACGGAGTTATCAAAAGGCTGCCCCATTCTATCAGTAGGGGGCAGTGTTGAGGTTCGCCCTATCATTCCAATGGAAATTTAA